The genomic DNA GATTGAAAATTCCGAGAAATTGAGCAAAATGCTCAGAACCAAACACCGAAAAATTCGACATCAGGTTCTGAATGCCAAAGAGCACACACGCGAAGCCGACATCATCGCGCAAGCGGGGATCCCCGGTGCTGTGACAATCGCAACGAATATGGCAGGTAGGGGTGTAGACATTCTCCTTGGTGGTAACCCCGAGGGAATGGCGATGGAAACGCTCCGGAAACAGAAAGCGAAGACAGAAGCACTCTCCCCGGAGTCCGAAGAATACCAAGCCGCACTCGCAGAAGCGGAAGCCATTTGCGACGAAAGCAGAGAGAAGGTATTAGCCGCTGGCGGACTTCATATTATTGGTACTGAACGCCACGAGTCCCGCCGTATTGATAACCAACTTCGTGGTCGTGCCGGTAGACAGGGAGATCCAGGCTCATCTCGATTCTATCTCTCCCTTGAAGACGAATTGATGCGAAAATTCGGATCTGAACGTTTGCAAGGGTTAATGTCTCGCGTCGGAATAGAGGAAGATGTTCCGTTAGAGCATCCATGGGTCACCAAATCCATTGAGAAAGCACAGACGCGTGTTGAACAGATGTATTTTGAGATCCGAAAAAATCTCCTCAAATTCGATGACGTCATGGATACACAGCGCGACACCATCTACACCTTGCGTGACACCGTTTTGGCTGCTGCCACAGATGTCGCCGAATTATCAGAAGAATACGAAGAGACAACCGAAGAGGGAGGACTCGCCGCACTCGCTGACAAGGATGCCAAAGCCCCGACCTCTCTCAAAACTACAATTTGGGGGATGATTGAGAGGGTCGTCAGAGATGCAATTGAGGACAATATGGGAGAAAAGGCGGAAAGCCCCCTTGAGACACCTGATAGGTTTCAACAGTGGTTGACGACGACATTTCCAATCGAGCCAATATGGAAAACGCCCTTGGCACAAGCGAGTCCCGAGGATGTTCAAGAACAAACGCTGGAGGTTTTGCGTGCCGCTTATGAAGAACGCGAAACCGAAATGGGTCCAGAGATGATGCGTGTCCTCGAACGTCTACTCCTTTTGGATAGAATTGATGATCATTGGAAGGAACACCTCCATAACATCGACTATATTGAGGAGGGGATTCGGTTCGGTGCAGGATATGGTGGCAAAGATCCGATCGTCGTTTTCAAAAACGAAGCACTCTCTGTCTTTGAAAGTATGTATCAACAGATTGAGGAACAGGTCAGTGAGTTTATCTTCAAATCTCGCGTCAATACCGAGGCACCGCGCAGGGTTCCGAATCGACGAACGGGTAGACAGCGTAGACCACAGCCGAGGGCACCGCGAGGTAACAGCGCAGCCGCAGCCAATGATAATGCTGAATTTGCTTCACAACAGGCAATGGGGAACATGCCGAAGGTCGGTAGAAATGCACCTTGTCCATGCGGAAGCGGCAAGAAATATAAGAGATGCCACGGTGGTTAAAACTTTGCACTAAATCTGTAGCCTGCAACAATACGCAGAAACACCTAAGCGAAAACACGCAGGCGGGTCTACGGAGAGGCAGGTAAAAGTTCAAACCCACCTGACCGAACCGCAAGGTAAAATTAAAAAATGAACTGGAGGGGTTTTTGCTTGGGTGTTTCTTCAGATCTGCGGAGAGGATCGTTGTTCATTCAGGCGACCTCACCGAACCGCAAGGAATAATTAAAATTTGTATTCAGTTAAGGTTCAAGATTGTAGCCCGTAATGAAATGGAGGGCGGCTCTACGGAGAGGATCATTGTTCATTCAAGCGACCTCACCGAACCGCAAGGAATAATTAAAATTTCAAAAACGCTACTTGAGATTCTGGCGTGTCCAGCATGTAAAGGTGGAATAGAACACGATGAAGCAGGACAGAAACTGGTATGTGTCGGCGAATGTCACCGTCGCTATCCGATCCGTGAAGGCATCCCAGTCATGCTGATTGATGAAGCGGAATTACCCGACGAAAAACTTGGCGAATGAAGATGTCCGATAGTTAAAAAGATGAAGATTCTATTTTTAAGCCTCCGATGTCCGTATCCACCGCATCGGGGTGATCGGATCCGGTCTTACAATTTTATTAAACAACTTTCGAAACAACATGCCGTAACGCTCGTTTACTTTGCAGAATCTGAAAGCGATATTGAATCCGCGAAGCATTTAGAACCTTTTTGTGAACGCGTAGAATGGGTCCGTTTTCATCGTTCTTTTGCTTTCATGAATACAGGGATCCACTGCTTATCGCGTCGTCCCCTTCAGTTGCATTACTGGTACGCGCCCCAGATGCAACGCAAGATTAACCAACTCCTCGAGCAAGAAGACTTTGAATTGATTCACGCACAACTCTTTCGGATGGGACAATACGTGGCGGAAGTCCAGGGTCCCACCAA from Candidatus Poribacteria bacterium includes the following:
- a CDS encoding Trm112 family protein, with the translated sequence MEGGSTERIIVHSSDLTEPQGIIKISKTLLEILACPACKGGIEHDEAGQKLVCVGECHRRYPIREGIPVMLIDEAELPDEKLGE
- the secA gene encoding preprotein translocase subunit SecA, which produces MFQKMITKVFGSKEDRDVRKFRDIVEAVNQREPETKKLTDAQLQSKTPEFRRQLDAGASLDDLLPDAFAVTREAAVRTLNQRHYDVQIMGGVALHQGSIAEMRTGEGKTLTSTLAVYLNALTGKGVHLATVNDYLARRDAEWMGRIYNFLGLSVGLTLSLMPKEQKRLGYKSDIIYGVHSEFGFDYLWDNKSLSVEDKVQRGHVYAILDEVDSILIDESRTPLIISEPSGKPPELYRQINSVVAQLREGEHFQIDQQGKSRGSVTLTDEGVEEVERRLGVGNLYEHTNIAMVHHVNQALSAHHLYKLDVDYLVENGEVLLVDEFTGRKQIGRRLSEGLHQAIEAKERVKVVEESETGAKITYQNYFRMYDKLAGMTGTAATEANEFAHIYGLEVSVIPTNEPMIRMDNPDQIYSTEDAKYNAVLEDIVEQTEKGRPVLVGTVSIENSEKLSKMLRTKHRKIRHQVLNAKEHTREADIIAQAGIPGAVTIATNMAGRGVDILLGGNPEGMAMETLRKQKAKTEALSPESEEYQAALAEAEAICDESREKVLAAGGLHIIGTERHESRRIDNQLRGRAGRQGDPGSSRFYLSLEDELMRKFGSERLQGLMSRVGIEEDVPLEHPWVTKSIEKAQTRVEQMYFEIRKNLLKFDDVMDTQRDTIYTLRDTVLAAATDVAELSEEYEETTEEGGLAALADKDAKAPTSLKTTIWGMIERVVRDAIEDNMGEKAESPLETPDRFQQWLTTTFPIEPIWKTPLAQASPEDVQEQTLEVLRAAYEERETEMGPEMMRVLERLLLLDRIDDHWKEHLHNIDYIEEGIRFGAGYGGKDPIVVFKNEALSVFESMYQQIEEQVSEFIFKSRVNTEAPRRVPNRRTGRQRRPQPRAPRGNSAAAANDNAEFASQQAMGNMPKVGRNAPCPCGSGKKYKRCHGG